From the Borreliella garinii genome, one window contains:
- a CDS encoding ParA family protein: MKKIAFHIQKGGVGKTTLSGNIASYLSKTKKVVLVDCDIQQGSSSTWFLNHEILRLDIKDSLLKKVDIDQVLKQIQKNFYILPCVPSGTFRRDVQHKLQDFPYLIDDFCLELEKLGFEFAIFDLSPSFELWERRIILAMCEVVTPLTPEFLSLEGINIFKEEFDSLLKSYRKKVKHEKIICNLLNKSFKRHNLHLRQFQTFGYDLYEIGQDAKIAESQLYKKSIFDYYPESKSILELSRLGDALCL, translated from the coding sequence ATGAAAAAAATAGCATTTCATATTCAAAAAGGCGGTGTTGGCAAAACTACCTTAAGTGGAAATATTGCAAGCTATTTATCTAAAACAAAAAAAGTTGTATTAGTTGATTGTGATATACAACAAGGAAGTTCTTCTACGTGGTTTCTTAACCATGAAATTCTTAGGTTAGATATTAAAGATTCTCTTTTAAAGAAGGTAGATATAGATCAAGTATTAAAACAAATACAAAAAAATTTTTATATTTTGCCATGTGTGCCTAGCGGAACTTTTAGAAGGGATGTGCAACACAAATTGCAGGATTTTCCATATTTGATAGATGATTTTTGCTTGGAATTAGAAAAATTGGGATTTGAATTTGCGATTTTCGATTTATCCCCCAGTTTTGAGCTTTGGGAGCGAAGAATTATTCTTGCAATGTGCGAAGTTGTTACTCCATTGACTCCAGAATTTTTAAGTCTTGAAGGAATTAATATTTTTAAGGAAGAGTTTGATTCTTTGTTAAAATCTTATAGAAAAAAGGTTAAACATGAGAAGATTATTTGCAATTTGCTTAATAAAAGTTTTAAAAGACATAATTTACACTTAAGGCAATTTCAAACCTTTGGATATGATCTTTATGAGATTGGACAAGATGCTAAAATAGCAGAATCTCAGCTATATAAAAAGTCGATTTTTGATTATTATCCTGAGAGTAAGTCTATCTTGGAACTTTCAAGATTGGGAGATGCTTTATGCCTATAA
- a CDS encoding plasmid maintenance protein produces MIIKIRNNVNKTFNNLITLEEIIKNNQKNTSSNLIELKHSRLKSYLTKKRAIYQRILKVCWAIELKNKEYYKSNKLRTYSTIEIYNIVNKCLAKDNQKTSIRTLEYDISFLNQVLLITTKLKHLGKDNGSFAFYIQNKNLWKHRFTIIQEAINREIEEYLKDKKIVSDFSKEIDNAKNKNNIKNIKPNSSIADESIADVIPKGIKDIYKIKNSIRKNNKKISYKEYIASKLVKVHKIEKLKITKILKISNNEKTYVNALRNLKLAIETYKEEYKIEDISNHFIKEFKNKYSKKIWMMNGKTDKVNDFNEIWETRFKKALLNKSLKESYHNKYLKDKKNITNYDKRIRVIFDNHKGLKKISKIKIN; encoded by the coding sequence ATGATAATAAAAATAAGAAATAATGTCAATAAAACTTTTAATAATCTTATAACATTAGAAGAAATTATAAAGAACAACCAAAAAAATACAAGCTCTAATTTAATAGAACTAAAGCACTCAAGATTAAAGTCATATTTAACTAAAAAAAGGGCCATATATCAAAGGATACTAAAGGTATGCTGGGCAATTGAACTTAAAAACAAGGAATACTATAAATCTAACAAACTTAGAACATATTCTACAATAGAAATATATAATATAGTTAACAAATGTCTTGCAAAAGATAATCAAAAAACATCAATCAGAACATTAGAATATGATATATCATTTTTAAATCAAGTATTATTGATAACAACTAAACTAAAACATTTGGGTAAAGATAATGGAAGCTTTGCATTTTACATACAAAATAAAAATCTTTGGAAACACCGTTTTACAATTATTCAAGAAGCAATTAATAGAGAAATAGAAGAATATTTAAAAGACAAAAAAATAGTATCTGATTTTTCTAAAGAAATTGACAATGCTAAAAACAAAAATAATATAAAAAATATAAAGCCTAACAGCTCAATTGCAGATGAATCAATTGCAGATGTTATACCTAAAGGTATAAAAGATATATATAAGATAAAGAATTCTATAAGAAAAAATAATAAAAAAATATCCTATAAAGAATATATTGCAAGTAAACTAGTAAAAGTTCATAAAATAGAAAAACTTAAAATAACAAAAATACTAAAAATAAGCAATAATGAAAAAACTTATGTCAATGCACTAAGAAACTTAAAGTTAGCAATAGAAACGTATAAAGAAGAATATAAAATCGAAGATATTTCAAATCATTTTATAAAAGAATTTAAAAATAAATATAGTAAAAAAATCTGGATGATGAACGGAAAAACTGATAAAGTAAATGACTTTAATGAAATTTGGGAAACAAGATTTAAGAAAGCACTTTTAAACAAAAGTTTAAAAGAAAGCTATCACAATAAATATTTGAAAGACAAAAAGAATATTACTAATTATGATAAAAGAATAAGAGTGATTTTTGATAATCATAAAGGTCTTAAAAAAATAAGCAAAATTAAAATTAATTGA